Proteins encoded within one genomic window of Burkholderiaceae bacterium:
- a CDS encoding Quinone oxidoreductase codes for MPTNRQILLDNRPDGEAVAGNFKLVQSETPKLADGQVLVRHHYLSLDPYMRGRMNDAKSYAAPQPLGQVMQGGTAGEVVESRHPKFVVGDKVVGFGGWQEYSVVDANQPGMLKKVDTTHVPLSHYLGAVGMPGVTAWYGLVKIIAPKAGDTVTVTAASGAVGSAYGALAKARGCRVVGIAGGPDKCRYVTDELGFDACIDYRQHGDLKSMSKALKEACPNGIDGHFENVGGYILDAVLLRTNAFARIALCGMIAGYDGQPLPMTNPQLLLVNRLRIEGFIVSEHMEVWPEALAELGALVGSGKLRPRESIAQGIASAPEAFLGLLKGRNFGKQLVKLI; via the coding sequence ATGCCCACGAACCGCCAGATCCTGCTCGACAACCGCCCCGACGGCGAGGCCGTGGCCGGCAACTTCAAGCTGGTCCAATCCGAAACGCCGAAGCTCGCCGACGGCCAGGTGCTGGTGCGCCACCATTACCTGAGCCTGGACCCGTACATGCGCGGGCGCATGAACGACGCGAAGAGCTATGCCGCGCCGCAGCCGCTGGGTCAGGTGATGCAGGGCGGCACCGCGGGCGAGGTGGTCGAGAGCCGGCACCCGAAATTCGTCGTCGGCGACAAGGTCGTCGGATTCGGCGGCTGGCAGGAATACAGCGTGGTCGACGCGAACCAGCCCGGCATGCTGAAGAAAGTCGACACCACCCACGTGCCGCTGTCGCATTACCTCGGCGCGGTCGGCATGCCGGGCGTGACCGCCTGGTACGGCCTCGTGAAAATCATCGCACCGAAAGCCGGCGACACCGTGACCGTCACCGCCGCCAGCGGCGCCGTCGGCAGCGCCTACGGCGCGCTGGCCAAGGCGCGCGGTTGCCGCGTGGTTGGCATCGCGGGCGGCCCAGACAAATGCCGCTATGTGACCGACGAGCTCGGCTTCGACGCCTGCATCGACTACCGGCAGCACGGCGACCTCAAGAGCATGTCCAAGGCCTTGAAGGAAGCCTGCCCGAACGGCATCGACGGCCACTTCGAGAACGTCGGCGGCTACATCCTGGACGCGGTGCTGCTGCGCACGAACGCGTTCGCGCGCATCGCGCTCTGCGGCATGATCGCCGGCTACGACGGCCAGCCGCTGCCGATGACCAATCCGCAATTGCTGCTGGTGAACCGGCTCCGGATCGAGGGCTTCATCGTCAGCGAGCACATGGAGGTCTGGCCCGAGGCGCTAGCCGAACTCGGCGCGCTGGTGGGCAGCGGCAAGCTGCGCCCGCGCGAGAGCATCGCGCAAGGCATCGCGTCCGCGCCCGAGGCGTTCCTCGGCCTGCTCAAGGGTCGCAACTTCGGCAAGCAACTGGTCAAGCTGATCTGA
- a CDS encoding putative glutathione s-transferase protein, whose translation MGELILHHYPTSPFSEKVRLVLGCKKLAWKSVIVPAVLPKPDVVALTGGYRKTPFLQIGADIYCDTALICDILEHRQGEPTLYPPHLKGLARALAQWADTTLFWTSMAYSFSPAGVAQMFSGQPPEVAKAFAEDRAKMRVAVPRQPAADAAAAYRSYLRRLANMLDEHPYLLGDLPCIADFAAFHPLWFTRARTPALAGIFDATPGVVAWMDRMAALGHGSMQRFDAAQAIALAAAATPAQLKDEPFQDEHGIALGTLVAISGDAFGPEPAVGTLIAATRMHYTLRRTDPRAGIVHVHLPRIGYVLKRAAPA comes from the coding sequence ATGGGCGAACTGATCCTGCACCACTACCCGACCTCGCCGTTTTCCGAGAAGGTCCGGCTGGTCCTCGGCTGCAAGAAGCTCGCGTGGAAGTCGGTGATCGTGCCGGCGGTGCTGCCCAAGCCCGACGTGGTCGCGCTCACCGGCGGCTACCGCAAGACGCCGTTCCTGCAGATCGGTGCCGACATCTACTGCGACACGGCGCTGATCTGCGACATCCTCGAGCACCGGCAAGGCGAGCCGACGCTGTATCCGCCGCATCTGAAGGGCCTGGCGCGTGCTCTGGCGCAATGGGCTGATACCACGCTGTTCTGGACTTCGATGGCGTACAGCTTCTCGCCGGCCGGCGTCGCTCAGATGTTTTCCGGCCAGCCGCCCGAAGTGGCAAAGGCCTTCGCCGAAGACCGCGCGAAGATGCGGGTTGCGGTGCCCCGGCAGCCGGCCGCGGACGCGGCGGCGGCGTACCGGAGCTATCTGCGCCGGCTCGCGAACATGCTGGACGAGCACCCGTACCTGCTCGGCGACCTGCCCTGCATCGCCGACTTCGCCGCCTTCCACCCGCTGTGGTTCACGCGCGCGCGCACGCCGGCGCTGGCCGGGATTTTCGATGCGACGCCGGGCGTAGTCGCATGGATGGACCGGATGGCCGCGCTCGGCCATGGCAGCATGCAGCGCTTCGACGCGGCACAGGCGATCGCGCTGGCCGCCGCTGCGACGCCGGCGCAGCTCAAGGACGAGCCGTTCCAGGACGAGCACGGCATTGCGCTCGGCACCTTGGTTGCGATCAGCGGCGACGCGTTCGGGCCCGAGCCGGCCGTCGGCACGCTGATCGCCGCGACGCGCATGCACTACACCTTGCGCCGCACCGACCCGCGCGCCGGCATCGTCCACGTGCACCTGCCGCGGATCGGCTACGTGCTGAAGAGGGCGGCGCCGGCCTGA
- a CDS encoding Two-component transcriptional response regulator, LuxR family: MGERNDSAEHGPEAASASPPAGIHPKFAVHGQTQAPSLWPEFLTGQPERPVRVLLIDDDPHIRRVMAQELVADLRITLVGQAGSAREGRRLIASREFDVMMIDLSLGDGSGFDLIEQMKALRPEAEAIVVSALEDEQHALRAFELGATGYLLKNSWFGNFPQAVLQVVNGGASITPNLARRLLGRLELRPGSAPQRSGADADPLSGRETEVLKMVANGYTSVEIGKRLSISGQTVNTHVKNIYRKLRVSNRAQAVSFAGARGLLV, encoded by the coding sequence ATGGGCGAAAGAAACGATAGCGCCGAACACGGGCCGGAAGCGGCAAGCGCAAGCCCGCCGGCGGGCATCCACCCGAAATTCGCGGTGCACGGCCAGACGCAGGCACCTTCGCTCTGGCCCGAGTTCCTGACCGGGCAGCCGGAACGGCCGGTACGCGTGCTTCTGATCGACGACGATCCGCACATCCGCCGCGTGATGGCGCAAGAGCTGGTCGCCGATCTGCGGATCACGCTGGTCGGGCAGGCGGGCAGCGCGCGCGAGGGGCGCCGGCTGATCGCGTCGCGCGAGTTCGACGTGATGATGATCGACCTGAGCCTGGGCGATGGCTCGGGCTTCGACCTGATCGAGCAGATGAAGGCGCTGCGGCCCGAGGCCGAGGCAATCGTGGTGTCCGCGCTGGAAGACGAGCAACATGCGCTGCGCGCGTTCGAACTGGGCGCGACCGGCTACCTGCTGAAGAACTCCTGGTTCGGCAACTTCCCGCAGGCGGTGCTGCAGGTGGTCAACGGCGGTGCGTCGATCACGCCGAACCTGGCGCGCCGGCTGCTCGGCCGGCTCGAGCTTCGGCCGGGCAGTGCGCCGCAGCGCAGCGGCGCCGACGCCGACCCGCTGTCGGGGCGCGAAACCGAGGTGCTGAAGATGGTTGCGAACGGCTATACCAGCGTCGAAATCGGCAAGCGGCTTTCGATCAGCGGCCAGACCGTGAACACGCACGTGAAGAACATCTACAGGAAGCTGCGCGTGTCGAATCGCGCGCAGGCCGTCAGCTTCGCCGGAGCGCGCGGCCTGCTGGTCTAG
- a CDS encoding Thioesterase, which yields MSIDLGAVIPFARLLGFMLERFEGGESTLHFTPRPEHCNSFGVAHGGAVMTYLDVIMATAARSVQPDMGSITIEMKTSFMRPAPVQGRTLVGKGRLLHRSRSLAFVEGSVFDADGQLCAHATGTFKYVPRAERPDHTRGPLPTD from the coding sequence ATGAGTATTGACCTCGGTGCCGTCATTCCATTCGCGCGGCTGCTCGGCTTCATGCTGGAGCGCTTCGAGGGTGGCGAATCCACGCTGCATTTCACGCCGCGGCCCGAGCATTGCAACTCGTTCGGCGTCGCGCATGGCGGCGCCGTGATGACCTATCTCGACGTGATCATGGCCACGGCGGCGCGCAGCGTGCAGCCGGACATGGGATCGATCACGATCGAGATGAAGACCAGCTTCATGCGACCGGCCCCGGTGCAGGGGCGCACGCTGGTCGGCAAGGGCCGGCTGCTGCACCGCTCGCGCAGCCTGGCGTTCGTCGAAGGCTCGGTGTTCGACGCCGACGGCCAGCTTTGCGCGCACGCCACCGGGACCTTCAAGTACGTGCCGCGCGCAGAGCGGCCTGACCATACCCGCGGCCCGCTGCCGACCGATTGA